A window of the Bdellovibrio sp. ZAP7 genome harbors these coding sequences:
- a CDS encoding thermonuclease family protein has protein sequence MRLVSSILLAALFIQPTFAFAKKNRNQRTFLSGVVEQCHDGDTCRVRVKGKIAKIRFAGIDCPELSQKYGKQARNFTESIVKGKQVDLECDGKSFDRLTCVVFVGDKNVNLMIVQHGWAYDSTKYSKGRYLASVDEAKSQRLGIWADKNLTSPYCYRHKTNKKCALDQSYMP, from the coding sequence ATGCGTCTTGTTTCATCCATCTTGCTAGCAGCCCTGTTCATTCAACCTACTTTCGCTTTCGCCAAGAAGAATAGGAATCAGCGAACATTTTTATCAGGCGTGGTCGAACAATGTCATGACGGAGATACTTGTCGCGTACGAGTCAAAGGCAAGATCGCCAAAATTCGCTTTGCCGGCATTGACTGCCCTGAACTTTCTCAAAAGTACGGAAAACAGGCCCGCAACTTCACTGAATCAATCGTTAAAGGAAAGCAGGTCGATCTTGAATGCGATGGCAAATCTTTTGATCGCCTGACTTGTGTAGTATTCGTCGGCGACAAGAATGTAAATTTGATGATCGTGCAACATGGTTGGGCTTACGACTCTACCAAGTACTCGAAAGGCAGATATCTGGCTTCTGTGGATGAAGCAAAATCTCAACGCTTAGGAATTTGGGCAGATAAGAATCTGACTAGTCCCTATTGTTACCGCCATAAGACGAATAAGAAATGTGCCCTTGATCAAAGCTATATGCCTTAG
- a CDS encoding FAD:protein FMN transferase: MENQLEITAQAGRPMLGDFIQINLFSTGSHEALLTSTLQKLAEIEGTLNLDDPQSEICRILTVEGDDSFEMSKPVAEVLEKALDISTLSEGYFEPFREESKNLDLKSLIRGYIIDQAVSFLKSKHPGLMGMVHLAEGIRFFNCPKRSIHVRMSNADIEKELGLFKDAIATTESRGNLYDPESATLYLHPLRHGISGRHTISVIADSSVTANALAKIGLYAPKNVVQSCVAELDAQIIVFDEAGEIEEIFEESKAYSFDQGHISYSSYGGNNRD, encoded by the coding sequence ATGGAAAACCAACTTGAAATCACTGCCCAGGCGGGTCGTCCAATGCTTGGCGACTTTATTCAAATTAATCTCTTTTCAACGGGAAGCCACGAAGCTCTTTTAACTTCGACTTTGCAAAAGCTTGCTGAAATTGAAGGCACCCTAAACCTTGATGATCCCCAATCTGAAATATGCCGAATACTAACCGTTGAGGGTGATGACTCATTCGAAATGAGTAAACCGGTGGCGGAAGTTTTGGAGAAAGCCTTGGATATCAGCACTCTATCAGAAGGCTATTTTGAACCCTTTCGTGAAGAATCTAAGAACTTGGATTTAAAGAGCCTGATTCGAGGTTACATCATCGATCAAGCCGTGAGTTTCTTAAAGTCCAAGCATCCAGGTCTGATGGGGATGGTTCATCTGGCGGAGGGGATTCGCTTTTTTAACTGTCCCAAGAGGTCTATTCACGTGCGCATGAGTAACGCCGACATCGAAAAAGAGCTGGGATTGTTTAAGGATGCAATTGCGACAACAGAGTCTCGTGGGAATTTATACGACCCCGAGTCGGCGACGCTGTATTTGCACCCCCTAAGACACGGAATCAGTGGGCGTCACACAATTTCTGTGATTGCAGATTCTAGTGTAACGGCAAATGCCCTGGCGAAAATTGGGCTGTATGCACCAAAAAATGTTGTCCAGTCCTGTGTGGCGGAGCTGGATGCACAAATTATCGTGTTTGATGAGGCCGGAGAGATCGAAGAAATCTTTGAAGAATCTAAGGCATATAGCTTTGATCAAGGGCACATTTCTTATTCGTCTTATGGCGGTAACAATAGGGACTAG